A stretch of Paraburkholderia phenazinium DNA encodes these proteins:
- a CDS encoding IclR family transcriptional regulator, producing MTSESLKTARARTRGNVQPIIREDRTSVQALSRALSLLEILAEDDDGYRLVDLAERSGLPAPTIHRLLTTMQQRRFVSFEADKNLWRIGAQCFSVGSAFGPRRNMVELATPIVRRLRDLAGETVNIGGLDQDEILLIHQVESKQMMRAISRPGSRSPLANTAMGKTILAWLPPARATQIIQNGGLQRRTPQSIVRGTALHDALTEIRRAGYAIDNEETAVGLRCVAAAVFNEFGVAFAAISVVGPTLRITHERLDNLSWHVMLAAREITSAMGGRVPKEMEEILRIRASQPH from the coding sequence ATGACAAGCGAATCCCTCAAGACGGCCCGCGCCAGAACGCGTGGCAATGTTCAACCCATCATTCGCGAAGACCGGACTTCGGTGCAGGCATTGTCGCGAGCGCTTTCGTTGCTGGAGATCCTCGCGGAAGACGACGATGGCTACAGGCTGGTCGATCTCGCGGAGCGCAGCGGCTTGCCCGCGCCCACCATCCACCGCCTGTTGACCACCATGCAGCAGCGTCGCTTTGTTTCGTTCGAAGCCGACAAGAACCTTTGGCGAATCGGTGCGCAATGCTTCTCGGTCGGTTCGGCCTTCGGTCCACGCCGCAACATGGTGGAACTGGCCACGCCAATCGTGCGCAGGCTGCGCGATCTGGCAGGCGAGACCGTCAACATTGGCGGGCTCGACCAGGATGAAATCCTGTTGATCCACCAGGTTGAAAGCAAGCAGATGATGCGGGCGATCTCGCGCCCGGGCAGTCGCTCGCCGCTCGCGAATACAGCAATGGGCAAGACCATCCTGGCGTGGCTGCCGCCCGCGCGGGCCACGCAGATCATCCAGAATGGCGGTTTGCAGCGGCGCACGCCGCAGTCGATCGTGAGAGGTACAGCGCTACACGACGCGCTGACGGAGATCCGCCGCGCCGGCTATGCGATCGACAACGAAGAGACGGCGGTCGGCTTGCGCTGCGTCGCGGCTGCGGTATTCAACGAATTTGGCGTTGCCTTCGCGGCGATCTCGGTGGTCGGCCCGACGCTGCGCATCACCCATGAACGGCTCGACAACCTGAGCTGGCATGTCATGCTGGCGGCCCGCGAAATCACTTCGGCCATGGGCGGCCGCGTGCCGAAGGAAATGGAAGAGATACTGCGCATCAGGGCATCCCAGCCCCACTGA
- a CDS encoding phytanoyl-CoA dioxygenase family protein, whose product MDTQRSRPDAGRRNPYREQDCSLRDFLTVSHDGRDAVRAEYADETRENVPFYDCNRLSGMLEDATRRTELQLEWADVLEHGAGVLVLKRAFPDTTPIDDATAVFDAIIRDEREAGSAAADHFAKAGANDRIWNAQQKLCMRAPSAFARYYANPVLVAAAQAWLGPCFQVTSQVNVVRPGGDAQQAHRDYHLGFQTVAEAERYPAHVHTMSPFLTLQGAVAHSDMPVESGPTKLLPFSQRYAPGYLAWRRPDFREYFEANYVQLPLEKGDVIFFSPALFHAAGANRTASVQRMANLLQISSAYGRAMESLDRTRMCEVLYPVLLDQVMTHRLSAAEAEAVIASSAEGYPFPTNLDSDPPIGGLAPESQQMLFARALRESWKVDAFVAALRRQAGQREA is encoded by the coding sequence ATGGACACGCAACGCTCACGCCCGGATGCCGGGCGCCGGAATCCGTACCGCGAACAGGATTGTTCGCTTCGCGACTTTCTTACCGTATCGCACGATGGTCGCGATGCCGTTCGAGCCGAATACGCAGACGAAACGCGTGAGAACGTGCCGTTCTACGATTGCAACCGGTTAAGCGGGATGCTTGAGGATGCGACACGGCGCACGGAGCTGCAACTCGAGTGGGCGGACGTTCTGGAACATGGCGCAGGCGTGCTTGTATTGAAGCGCGCGTTTCCCGACACGACGCCGATCGACGATGCAACGGCAGTCTTCGATGCGATCATCCGGGACGAGCGGGAAGCAGGCAGCGCGGCAGCCGATCATTTTGCCAAGGCGGGAGCCAACGACAGAATATGGAACGCTCAGCAAAAGCTTTGCATGCGCGCCCCGTCCGCGTTTGCCCGTTACTACGCTAACCCCGTGCTGGTTGCCGCGGCGCAAGCATGGCTGGGCCCCTGCTTTCAGGTGACGTCGCAGGTGAACGTCGTGCGTCCCGGCGGCGACGCGCAACAGGCGCATCGTGACTACCACCTCGGGTTCCAGACCGTAGCGGAGGCCGAGCGCTATCCGGCACATGTGCATACGATGTCGCCCTTCCTGACACTGCAAGGTGCGGTCGCACACAGCGACATGCCGGTGGAAAGCGGACCCACCAAGCTGCTGCCGTTCTCGCAGCGCTACGCGCCAGGCTATCTTGCGTGGCGGCGTCCGGACTTTCGTGAGTACTTCGAGGCGAACTACGTCCAGTTGCCTCTCGAGAAAGGCGATGTGATCTTCTTTAGTCCTGCGCTTTTTCACGCAGCGGGGGCGAACCGCACGGCAAGCGTTCAACGTATGGCGAATCTTTTGCAGATTTCCTCGGCTTATGGGCGTGCAATGGAATCGCTGGATCGCACGAGAATGTGTGAGGTGCTGTATCCCGTTCTGCTCGATCAAGTCATGACCCACAGGTTGAGCGCAGCTGAAGCCGAGGCGGTCATTGCGTCAAGTGCTGAGGGGTATCCATTTCCTACCAATCTGGATAGTGATCCACCGATAGGCGGTCTCGCGCCGGAGAGCCAGCAAATGTTGTTCGCGCGGGCACTAAGGGAGTCATGGAAGGTTGATGCGTTCGTTGCGGCGCTACGTCGGCAAGCGGGGCAACGGGAGGCGTAA
- a CDS encoding LacI family DNA-binding transcriptional regulator, producing MARRFLMKEIALQAGVGLATVDRVLNGRPNVHERSRQRVQHAIKELERQQFQLAVTGRKLVVDVLVEAPSRFCDEIREAFESELPTLRPAVFRPRFTMQDTMTTAQVVDALEAMGRRGTHGVLLKARDVPEVTDAIAALRQRGIPVVTIFTDIPRSARIAYAGLDNRMAGATAAFLIGQWLAQSHGNVLVAMSDDSFRGEEDRKLSFRDELRARYPKLALVDASGGHGLDALTEERVRKAVGRKKAIAAVYSMGGGNVAILRALHGMGKAPQCFIAHDLDRDNIRLLRDGSISAVLHHDLRLDLRNACHQIMHFHKLLPASAIGDSSSVVVVTPANIPQYISRRFGSAPLESANDHWR from the coding sequence ATGGCCCGTCGCTTTCTGATGAAGGAAATTGCGCTGCAGGCTGGCGTTGGCCTCGCCACGGTCGACCGCGTGCTGAATGGCCGCCCAAACGTGCACGAGCGCAGCCGTCAGCGGGTTCAACACGCGATCAAGGAACTGGAGCGGCAGCAGTTTCAATTGGCAGTCACCGGGAGAAAACTTGTCGTCGACGTCCTGGTGGAAGCGCCGAGCCGGTTCTGCGACGAAATACGCGAAGCATTCGAATCGGAGCTTCCCACTCTACGCCCAGCCGTATTCAGGCCACGCTTCACGATGCAGGACACCATGACGACCGCGCAGGTGGTGGACGCACTGGAGGCGATGGGCCGCAGAGGCACACATGGTGTGCTGCTCAAGGCGCGTGACGTCCCTGAGGTGACGGACGCAATTGCCGCACTGCGTCAACGCGGCATTCCGGTCGTGACGATTTTCACCGATATACCGCGATCGGCTCGGATTGCATACGCGGGTCTGGATAACCGGATGGCGGGTGCGACCGCCGCCTTTCTGATCGGTCAGTGGCTTGCGCAGTCACACGGAAACGTCCTTGTGGCGATGAGCGACGACAGCTTCCGGGGCGAGGAAGATCGTAAGCTCAGCTTTCGCGATGAACTGCGCGCGCGCTATCCGAAACTGGCCCTGGTAGACGCCAGTGGCGGCCATGGGCTCGACGCCCTGACCGAGGAGCGCGTGCGAAAAGCCGTCGGCAGAAAAAAGGCCATCGCAGCGGTGTACTCGATGGGCGGTGGCAATGTCGCGATACTCCGCGCCCTGCATGGCATGGGAAAAGCGCCACAGTGCTTCATTGCGCATGATCTCGACAGGGACAACATTCGACTGTTGCGCGATGGAAGCATTAGCGCGGTTTTGCATCATGACCTGCGTCTGGATCTGCGCAACGCGTGCCACCAGATCATGCATTTCCACAAGCTGCTGCCGGCGTCGGCTATTGGCGATTCATCGTCCGTGGTCGTGGTGACTCCGGCAAACATCCCACAGTACATTAGTCGCCGTTTCGGCAGTGCGCCGCTGGAATCCGCTAATGACCACTGGAGATGA